From the Kitasatospora atroaurantiaca genome, the window GGCCCAGTCCTGGTCGGTGAGCGCCCGGGCCTGGCCGAGCCGGAGCACGCCGGCACCGTTGACCAGGTAGTCGATCGGGCCGAGCTGCTGCTCGACACCGTCGATCACCGCCTCGACGTCGGCGCTGTCCGTCACGTCGGCGGGGAAGGCCTCGGCTCGCCCGCCCTCGTTGCGCAGCTCCTTGGCGAGCTGCTCCAACCGATCGGCGTTGCGGTCGACCAATGCCACCGCGACGCCGCGCTCGGCCAGTGCGCGCACCACCGCCTCGCCGATTCCGCCGGCCGCACCGGTGACCAGGGCGACCTTGTTTTCCATCCCATTCATAGCGACCCCACAAATCGAGGATGATCGGCCGCTGCGGGCCGAAAATTTCTGATGTGCCGATTCACGGCGAAGGGCCGGTTCACAGCTCCGGTCCGATCCGCAGCGCCGGGCCGGTGTCCGTCGGGGCTGGTATCCGCTAACCCCGCCAGGCGGCGGCGACCTCGAGGGCCTGGGCCGGGTTCAGCCGGGGGTCGCAGAAACTCGTGTACTTGTCGCCCACGCTCGCCAGGAACCGCGCATCGTGGACGCATTCCGTGACGTCGTCCGGGGTGGTCTCCAGGTGAAGTCCGCCGGCCACCGCACCCGCAGCGATGACGGCATTCTGGAATTCCTTGACCTCGTGGATCACCGTCTCCACCAGCCTGGTCTTCAGGCCGTCGGGCCCGCTGACCGTGTTGCCGTGCATCGGGTCGGTGAGCCAGATGACGGGGTGTCCGGCCGCCCGGACCGCCTCCGCCATGGCCGGCAGCCGCTCCGCCACCGTGGCCGCCCCCATCCGGGCGATCAGGGTGAGCCGTCCGGGCTCGCGGTGCGGGTCGAGCCGCTCGCAGAGGGCCAGCAGCTCGTCGACCGTCATGCTCGGGCCGACCTTGGACGCCACCGGGTTGGCCACCGAGGCCAGCAGGGCCACATGGGCGCCGTCCAGCTGGCGCGTCCGGTCACCGATCCACGGCAGGTGGGTCGAGGCCAGGTAGGTACGGCCGGTGTCGTCGCAGCGGAGCAGCGGCACCTCGTAGTCCAGCAGCAGGGCCTCGTGGCTGGTCCACACCGGCGCCCCGGCGGCCGGGAGCTCGGCCGCCGCGCGCAGGCGCAGGGCGTCCAGGGCGGTGCTCGCGGCCTCGTAGCCGGCCAGCAGGCGTCGCGGGTCCGGCCGGCGCAGCTCGGCGTCGGGCTCGGGGCTGTTGACCATGTGCCCGCGGTAGACCGGCAGCTCGACACCGTTGACGATCTCGGTCGGGCGGGAGCGGGGCTTCCCGAACTGGCCCGCCATCCGGCCGATCCGGATCACGGGGCGCAGCGCGTTCAGGGACATCACACCGGCCAGCGCGTCCAGCAGCCCGACCTTCCGCGTGACGTAGCCGGGCTCGCACTCGGCGGGGTCCTCGGCGCAGTCACCGGCCTGCACCACCTGGAGGTTGCCCGCGGCCACCTCGGCCAGCAGGCTGCGCAGCTCGGCGACCTCGCCCGAGCTGACCAGCCCCGGCCGGTCCGCCAGCTCGGCGGTCACCTCGGCGAGGAGTTCGGCGTCCTCCCACTCCGGCTGCTGCTGCGCCGGAAGCGACTTCCAGTAGTCGAGCCCACTCTCCAGCTCGCTTCCGATCCCGCTTTCCGCCAGCGCCGGGCCGGCCAGGACCGGTCGCGTCGCGATTGCGTCGCTAGTCACTCAGAACCTCCGTGGTCATGAATTCTTCACTTGCCCGGAAATCGAGATCACCGAATTCCTCCGCCCGACGACCTGAGCGGGGGGCAACCTTTTCCACGAGTCTGAGGAGCGGAAACATGACGGTCAACGGCCGTTGAACCACTTCGTCAAGTATCGAACACTCTGTCAATTCCTTGAATTACCACGAAAATTCGTCAGAGTTTTATGATCCCGGAAAGAACTTCCGACACTCCGCCAGAATGTCCCGACCCCGAGAAGTCGGAGCCTGACTTCATCATCTTCTGAGGCCTCCTCGGACACAGAAAAGCGCCGCCCGGTCTCCCTCCGTCATGACGGTGGAAACCGGGCGGCGCCGGGGTGCCGCGTCCTTTCGGTCAGTCGCGCGCGCGAGCCTTCTCCAGGCTCTTACGGGCCTGCGCGGCAACCCGATCGGGGGTGAACCCGAACTGCTCGTACAGGGTCTGGTACGGCGCGGAGAGGCCGAAGCGGTCCAGGCCGACCGACTCGCCGGCCTCGCCGACCAGGGCGTACCAGCCGAGCGAGGAACCGGCCTCGACCGAGACCCGGGCCCGCACACCGCGCGGCAGCACCGACTCCCGGTACTCGGCGTCCTGCTCGTCGAACCACTCCACGCACGGCATGGAGACCACCCGCGTCGCGGTGCCCTCGCCCTCCAGGATCTCCCGGGCCCGCAGCGCGATCGGGACCTCGCTGCCGGTGGCGATCAGGATCACCTCCGGTGTCCCGGCGCCCGCCTCGGCCAGGACGTAGCCGCCCTTGGCCACGCCGTCGGCGCCGGCCAGCCCGGACTCGGCCGTACGCTCCAGCACCGGCAGGTTCTGCCGGGACAGGCAGAGCCCGGCCGGGCGGTCGGTGTTCTCGAGGATGGTCCGCCAGGCGACCACCGTCTCATTGGCGTCGGCGGGCCGGACCACGTCCAGCCCCGGGATGGCCCGCAGCGTCGCCAGGTGCTCCACCGGCTGGTGGGTCGGGCCGTCCTCGCCGAGACCGATCGAGTCATGGGTCCACACGTACGTCACCGGCAGCTTCATCATCGCGGCCAGCCGCACGGAGGGGCGCATGTAGTCGCTGAACACCAGGAAGGTGCCGCCGTACGGGCGCGTACCGCCGTGCAGGGCGATGCCGTTGAGGATGCCGCCCATGCCGTGCTCGCGGATGCCGAAGTGCAGGGTGCGGCCGTAGCGGTGGCCCTTGAAGGTGCCGGTCTGCAGTTCCTCGGGGATGAATGACGGCTCGCCCGCCATCGTCGTCAGGTTGCTCTCGGCCAGGTCGGCCGAGCCGCCCCACACCTCCGGGAGCACCGGCGCCAGCGCCGAGAGCACCTCGCCGGAGGCCTTCCTGGTCGCCATCTCGCCACCGGCCGGGAACACCGGCAGCGCCGAACTCCACTGCTCGGGAAGGGTCCTGGTCGAGATGCGGTCGAACTCGGCCGCCCGCACCGGCTCTGCCGTGCGCCAGTCCCGGAAGGTCTTCTCCCACTCCTCGCGGTCGCGCCGGGAGCGGTCCACCACCTGGCGGGCGTGCGCCAGCAGCTCCGCCGGCACGTCGAAGGACTTCTCCGGGTCCAGCCCGAGCACCTGCTTGGTCGCGGCGACCTCCGCCGCGCCGAGCGCGGCACCGTGGATCTTCCCGCTGTTCTGCTTGTTCGGCGAGGGCCAGCCGATGATCGTGCGCAGCGCGATGATGGAGGGCCGGCCGCTCTCCTCCCGGGCCTCGACCAGCGCCCGGTGCAGCTCCTCGACGTCCTCGACGTACTCGCCGGAGGCCGTCCAGTCCACCCGCTGCACGTGCCAGCCGTACGCCGCGTAGCGGGCAGGCACGTCCTCGGAGACGGCGATCTGGGTGTCGTCCTCGATCGAGATGTGGTTGTCGTCGTACAGCACCACGAGGTTGCCGAGCTCCTGGTGCCCGGCGAGGGCGCTCACCTCGTGGCTGATCCCCTCCTCCAGGTCGCCGTCGGAGGCGAAGACCCAGATGGTGTGGTCGAAGGGGCTCTCGCCCGGCGCCGCGTCCGGGTCGAACAGGCCGCGCTCGCGGCGGGCGGCCATGGCCATCCCGACGGCGTTGGCGAATCCCTGGCCCAGCGGACCGGTTGTGGTCTCCACGCCCGGCGTGTGGCCGTACTCCGGGTGAGCGGGGGTCAGGCTGCCCGCGGTGCGCAGCGCCTTGAGGTCGTCCAGGGTCAGCCCGTACCCGGAGAGGTAGAGCTGGATGTACAGGGTCAGGCTGGAGTGCCCGCAGGACAGCACGAACCTGTCCCGGCCCGCCCACTGCGGGTCCGCCGGGTCGTGCCGGAGCAGCCGCTGGAACAGCAGATACGCCGCCGGGGCCAGGCTCATCGCCGTGCCGGGGTGGCCGTGGCCCGCCGTCTCGACCGCGTCCACCGCCAGGGCCCTGGCCACGTCGACGGTCCGGCGGTCCAGCCCCGTCCACTCGAACCGGCCGGGCGTGCTGTGTACCTGAGTACTCATCGGAAGGCTCAGGGCTCCTCTCCAGGGTGCTGTGGCATGGGGGGTTCGCGCCGTCACGGCCGCTCGAACTCTGCTGCAGCCCCGTCAGCACCGACAACCGCGCTGGGCTGACTTCGTCACGTGACCTCGCCCTTCCCGCCCGCCGTGCTGGAGGACCCTACGGCTGGTACTGGTAGGGGGTGGTGGTGCTCAGGGCGGCGAACCCGAGGCGCTGGAGGATCGGACGGCTCTGGTCGGAGGCGTCCACCTGCAGGTAGCGGTAGCCGAGTTCGGCGGCCGTACGGACCCGGTGGGCGATCAGGGCGCGGTAGATGCCCCTGCCCCGCCAGGAGGCGATGGTGCCGCCGCCCCAGAGGCCGGCGAACTCGGTGCCCGGGTGCAGTTCCATCCGTGCCGCGCACACCGGCAGGTCCCCGGCCATCGCGAGGGTCATCCTCACCGTCTCCGGGCTCTCGGCCAGTTGGGCGTGCATCCGCTGCCGCAGCCGGCCGCCGCTCATGGCGAAGGCGTGCTCGTACACGTCCGCCGCCAGATCCACGCCGGCCGCGTCGGTCACCTCGTACAGGCCTACACCGTCGGGCAGTTCGATGTCGGTGTGCAGGTCGCTGATCCGGGCCACCATCAGGGTCTCGGGGGGTTCGGGCTCGAACCCGGCCGCCCGCAGCCGCCCGGCGAGGTCGGCGGGCCGGTCATGCGCGTACAGCTTCCATTCGAACTCCAGCCCCAGTGCGGTGAAGTACCGCACCTGCGCTTCGATCTCGGCGTCGGCCGTGGCCGGGTCCAAGTCCGACCAGACGATGCCGTTCCAGTCGTGGCTCGCGCCCCCGACCTGCCGTACTACGCCGCCGACCCGCTCGACGCGGGTGCCGGGGCCGTCAGCCTGCGCGTTCCGGCGGAGTTGGCGGTCGAACAGGGCGAGTGCTTCATCGTGATCCATCCGCTCATTCCAACACCGCGCGAGTGGGTGCACCAACCGGAATCCCGCCGCGTGGTGGGCATGGGACGCCGTGATCCGATTGTCCCACTACTGCACATGTGTCCGGTTCTGCAACGGAGTTGACGCATATCTGACGGTGCGTGTGCTACCGTCCGCGCTTAGAAATAGTTGACCCCGGCAGTGCGCCAACACCCCGGGGTCCGACACCAGGAGTAGAGGCTCCCAATGCAGATTCATCGTAACGCGCACGTGCGCGATTTCACCGTCCTGCCCAACGCCGCCCTGCGGGACCGCCGCCTCAGCTTCGCAGCCCGCGGCCTGCTGGCCCACCTGATCTCGCTGCCCGACGGCTCCCCCGAGACGATCCGCTCGCTCGCCGAGGACAACCCGGATGGGCGACAGGGCATCGCCACCGCCTTCGACGAACTCAAGCGGCACGGGTACTTCCACGTCTGGCGCCAGAAGAATCCGACGACAGGTCAGATCACCACCCACACCGCCGTGTTCGACATCGCGCAGGTCACGCCGGAGCCCGCAACCGCAGACCCTGGACCGCGAGACGACGGAACGCCGGGCCAGCACCCCTTGGTAAAGAACCAGGGGGAAGAACCCTCCCTCCCGCCGACCGAAGCGCCCCGCCTCACCCCGCCACCACCGCAGCCGCCCGAGCCGTCGGCCACCCCGGTGGACTCCCCCGAGGACTCCCCCGTGGACTCCCCCGAGGCCGCCGGGATGCTCTTCCGACTCGCCGACGCGGAACCGCGCCTGCGGATCGGGGTCGCCGAGGCCGCCACCCTCGCACCCCTCGCCGCCGAATGGCTGGCCCGCGGCGCCACCGAACGAGACCTCCGCACGGCCCTCCTACCCGGCCTGCCACGCCGGATCCACTGCGCGGCGGCCCTGCTCCGCTCCCGCCTCCAGTCGAAGATGCCACCCGTCCCCACCCCGAAGCCGCCGGCCCCCGAACGCCACGAGTGCGCCCACTGCCGCGCCCCCATCCCGCACCCCGGCATCTGCCGCCCCTGCGCCGGAGTCGAACCCACACCGGACACCTCCGGCTTCATCGCAGCCACCCGCAGAGGCGCCGCCCGCGCCCGGGCAGCCATGCACGGCCGCCCGACCCCCGCCCTGGCCTGACCGACCCGGCCGTGCCGGTCCGCCCAGCCGGTGACGCCCTCAACAGAACTCCGACGCCCACGAGTACGCTCTCCCAACGCGGAGGACGGGCGCCGGCTCGGCCCACAGAGAGGGAGAGCGTTGTGGAGGAAGCCGGTCAGTGGTCGGTCGTCTGGGAGGGAGCGACGGCGATCGCGCTGAGCTTCATCCTCAGCCTGGGGACTCGCTGGTGGCGACAGCGGAGACCCAGCACGATGGTGCGGCAGCGGCGATCACACCTGGAATGGCTACCTTTCATGTTCGGGGCTGTCGTGGTGGTAGCAGCCTTGCCACGGACTCTCGGCGCCTCAGCATCCACCGTCTCCCTCGCCGACACCCTCGCCCACGTCCTGGCCTTGACCACGGTCTTCATGGCCCTCCGCGCAGCCGTGATCCTGCTCGCCCGATGCATCCGGCTGCTCCTCGGACGTGGCACCGCCGACAGCCACGGCTGACGGCTGACGGCTGACGGAATTAGTCGCCCGAATCCCGCACCACGCGAACCGCGTAAGACTTGCCATCCAGGCACCGGTGCCGCCACGGGCGGTTACCTGACCGTCTGGGCCGACGGCACGGCGAAGCCGGGCACCAGCAACCTCAACTTCGGTACGGGCCAGACCGTCCCGAACCACGTCACCACGCCTCTCGGCGAGAACGGTGCGTTCGACGTGTACAACTTCAAGGGCCGGACGAACGTCATCGCCGACCTGTTCGGCTACTTCAGCAAGTAACCGGGGCCGGCCGAAGCCGCTCTCTCCGCCGCGCCGCGGGGAGAGAGCGGCTTCGTTGTTGCCACAGCCCGATCGGCCGCTCGCATGTCTTCACCCGTACCGAAGCGGGGAGCTGAGCGGACTTCAGGCGCCCTTCACTGGCGTTTCTCCCCACCCGCGGAGAGCGTGGGATTCGAACCCACGGCACAGGGCCACCGCACGTCAGAGCCCGATGGTCGGGCGCGTGAGCACCGGTGGAATCCAGGGGCGGAAGATCTTGAGGTTGTAAGTCATCGTCATGTCGTCGATCAGGAACGGCAGTTTGTTGGCGGCGTCCTCGACCGCCATGAACGAGATGTTCACCCGCTGCTCGGAGGAGGAGTAGAAGGCGTCGGGCAGCGTCAGGGTGACCTTCTGGTACTCGCCGTTCGAGTCCTTGTTGGTACGGCTGGTCAGGAGGTACGGGGTGCCGTCCTGCGTGGTGGCCTCGACGATCAGCTCGCGGTATCCCATGGTGGCCGGCGTCTGCGGGTCTATGCGCAGCCAGAAGCTGAGCACCGGAACCCGGTACGCGGGGACGGTCACCTGCTGCGAGACGCGGTTCACGCCGGCGAAGCCGCGACCTCCCAACTCTGCCTTCCAGTAGCCCGAGTGGGCCGGGTAGGTGGAGGAGCTGTTGATCAGCTCAACTCCGCCGAAAGGCATGGAGAACTGGTTCCAGCTCCCACCGCCGGCCTCGAACCCGGGGTTGGCGAAGCTGCCGGCGTCAGCCTGTGCGGCGGGGGCGGTCAGCATTCCGATGGCGGCCGCGGCGAGGGCGGCGGACACGGCAAGGCGGACTCTTCGGAAGCGGGGGCTCATGTCTCTCCTGGTTGGCGGTTCGTCGCGCCGGTCGCGGGAGGCGAGCAGGGCTCGGTATCCACTGGGCGATCCGGGGAGCCGGCGTGTGGTTCGGCCGGTGTACGAGAAAACGTATCGTCAACCACTGACGCCCGTACCGTCGGAAACGTTCCGGCCCATCGCCGGTATCGCGACGTGCCAACCGCTCCACCGCCCGCGAGCCAACGCCCTGTCAGAGGCAAGCAACGCACAGGCTGAGATCAAGGCGCAGAAACACGACGTACGTCCTGCCGACCCCTTGAATCCTGCCGAGGTGGACCAGCTCCGCCCCGGTAGTGCCGGGCAGACTGCGCCGGAGCGTCATCCCGGACGACGAAGTCGGCCCCCTCAGCGAGTGCCGCACGAGCCGCGTCGGCGGCAGCGCTCTGGACAGGCCGCAGCGCCTGACGGGCAGTCACGAGTGCCACGGCATGGCAACGGCCCCTGACCGTTCTCGCTGGTCAGGGGCCGTTCTCCGGCGGAGAGCGTGGGATTCGAACCCACGGTGCGGGGTCACCGCACGACAGTTTTCAAGACTGTTCCCTTAGGCCGCTCGGGCAGCTCTCCAGGCGGAGGCCAGCCTAACGGGTCCGGAGGGGTTCGGTGCACACCGTTTCGGGTCGGAGATCAGTTGTCGCCCTTGCGTTCGCCGAGGGTGACGGTGGTCTTGGCGGTCTTGCCGTCGCGGGTGTACTCGACCTCGACCTTGTCGCCGGGCTTGTAGGTCCAGATCTCGCTGACGAGGGTCGGGCCGCTGTCGATCGGGTGATTGCCGAGCTTGGTGATGATGTCGCCGGGCTTGAGGCCGGCCTGGTCGGCGGGGCCGCCCGCGGTGACGGGCGGGGTGCCCTGGACGGAGCTGGTCTGGATCTGGGCGCCGTCGCCCTTGTAGTCGTCGTTGCGCAGCACGCCGAGGAT encodes:
- a CDS encoding GNAT family N-acetyltransferase is translated as MDHDEALALFDRQLRRNAQADGPGTRVERVGGVVRQVGGASHDWNGIVWSDLDPATADAEIEAQVRYFTALGLEFEWKLYAHDRPADLAGRLRAAGFEPEPPETLMVARISDLHTDIELPDGVGLYEVTDAAGVDLAADVYEHAFAMSGGRLRQRMHAQLAESPETVRMTLAMAGDLPVCAARMELHPGTEFAGLWGGGTIASWRGRGIYRALIAHRVRTAAELGYRYLQVDASDQSRPILQRLGFAALSTTTPYQYQP
- a CDS encoding 3-deoxy-7-phosphoheptulonate synthase, producing MTSDAIATRPVLAGPALAESGIGSELESGLDYWKSLPAQQQPEWEDAELLAEVTAELADRPGLVSSGEVAELRSLLAEVAAGNLQVVQAGDCAEDPAECEPGYVTRKVGLLDALAGVMSLNALRPVIRIGRMAGQFGKPRSRPTEIVNGVELPVYRGHMVNSPEPDAELRRPDPRRLLAGYEAASTALDALRLRAAAELPAAGAPVWTSHEALLLDYEVPLLRCDDTGRTYLASTHLPWIGDRTRQLDGAHVALLASVANPVASKVGPSMTVDELLALCERLDPHREPGRLTLIARMGAATVAERLPAMAEAVRAAGHPVIWLTDPMHGNTVSGPDGLKTRLVETVIHEVKEFQNAVIAAGAVAGGLHLETTPDDVTECVHDARFLASVGDKYTSFCDPRLNPAQALEVAAAWRG
- the tkt gene encoding transketolase encodes the protein MSTQVHSTPGRFEWTGLDRRTVDVARALAVDAVETAGHGHPGTAMSLAPAAYLLFQRLLRHDPADPQWAGRDRFVLSCGHSSLTLYIQLYLSGYGLTLDDLKALRTAGSLTPAHPEYGHTPGVETTTGPLGQGFANAVGMAMAARRERGLFDPDAAPGESPFDHTIWVFASDGDLEEGISHEVSALAGHQELGNLVVLYDDNHISIEDDTQIAVSEDVPARYAAYGWHVQRVDWTASGEYVEDVEELHRALVEAREESGRPSIIALRTIIGWPSPNKQNSGKIHGAALGAAEVAATKQVLGLDPEKSFDVPAELLAHARQVVDRSRRDREEWEKTFRDWRTAEPVRAAEFDRISTRTLPEQWSSALPVFPAGGEMATRKASGEVLSALAPVLPEVWGGSADLAESNLTTMAGEPSFIPEELQTGTFKGHRYGRTLHFGIREHGMGGILNGIALHGGTRPYGGTFLVFSDYMRPSVRLAAMMKLPVTYVWTHDSIGLGEDGPTHQPVEHLATLRAIPGLDVVRPADANETVVAWRTILENTDRPAGLCLSRQNLPVLERTAESGLAGADGVAKGGYVLAEAGAGTPEVILIATGSEVPIALRAREILEGEGTATRVVSMPCVEWFDEQDAEYRESVLPRGVRARVSVEAGSSLGWYALVGEAGESVGLDRFGLSAPYQTLYEQFGFTPDRVAAQARKSLEKARARD